A window of Streptomyces sp. NBC_01224 genomic DNA:
TCGGACCATGCCGGCTATGAACTCAAGAACCACCTCGTCGAGTGGCTCACGGCCCAGGGCCACGAGGCCGTCGACTGTGGCCCACACATCTACGACGCCCAGGACGACTACCCGCCGTTCTGCCTGCGTGCCGCCGAGAAGACGGCCGCGGACCCGGACAGCCTCGGCATCGTGATCGGCGGCTCCGGCAACGGCGAGCAGATCGCCGCCAACAAGGTCAAGGGCGTGCGTGCCGCACTCGCCTGGAGCGAGCAGACCGCCGCGCTCGGCCGTGAGCACAACAACGCCAATGTGGTCGCCATCGGTGGCCGGATGCACTCGGTGGAGGAGTCCACCAAGTTCGTCGAGATCTTCCTCGCCACTCCGTACTCGGGCGAGGCGCGTCACACCCGCCGCATCGAGATGCTGACGGCGTACGAGACGACCGGCGAGCTCCCCCCGATCCCGGCCCACCACCCGAAGCAGGGCTGACCGGCCTCCACCCCTGTGCCGCCGGTGTTCCCGGCGGCACAGTCATTTCCCCGCGTCACCCGTCGCCACGTCCCCACGTCACCGAGGAGAGTCGCCGCCGTGCCCGAGGGACACACGATCCACCGCCTCGCGGCGGACCACCGGGACAGGTTCGCCGGGCGTCCGGTGCGGGTGAGCAGCCCGCAGGGCAAGTTCTCCGACAGCGCCGCGCTGCTGGACGGCCGCACGTTCACCGGCGTCGACGCCCACGGCAAGCACCTCTTCCTCGGTTTCGAGGACGCCGGCTGGGTCCACATCCACCTGGGCCTCTTCGGCAAGCTCGGCTTCGGTACGACCCCGGCCCCGCCGCCCACCGACACCGTCCGGCTGCGCCTGGTGACCGACGGCCACCACGCGGATCTGCGCGGCCCCACCACGTGCGCGCTGATCACCGACCCCGAGAAGCGCGCGATACACGACCGCCTAGGCCCGGACCCGCTGCGGACCGACGAGGACGGCGAGCGGGCCTGGCGGCGGATCTCCCGCAGCCGTATCACCGTCGCGGCCCTGTTGATGGACCAGAAGGTCATCGCGGGGGTCGGCAACGTGTACCGCGCGGAGGTGCTGTTCCGGCACGGGATCGACCCGTACCGCCTGGGCCGGGACCTCACGCGGGCGGAGTGGGACGCGGTCTGGGCCGACCTGGTGGTGCTGATGCGCGAGGGCGTACGGAACAACCGGATCGACACGGTCCGCCCCGAGCACATGCCGGAGGCGATGGGGCGTCTGCCGCGCGTCGACGACCACGGCGGCGAGGTGTACGTGTACCGCAGGGCCCGGCAGGCCTGCCACATCTGCGGCGGCGAGATCCGCACCGCCGACCTCGCCGCCCGCAACCTCTTCTGGTGCCCGGGCTGCCAGCGCGCTTAGCGCGGCAGATCCCGGCCCGTCCGGCGTCTGAGGACAAAACGGCCGGGCGGGGGCCCGGGGTGCCAGAAGGCCTGGAGAGCCCCTAGAACCCCCGGGGCAGCCACGGGGCCGTGTCCGACAAGAACGCCGACGACGCCTCCGCCAGCGCGCCCGCCCGCAGCTCCCGTACCCGCCCGGCCAGAGCCAGCGAGCTCAGCGACTCGCCGCCCAGATACGCGGAGCCCAGCTCCCGTACCGAGAGCGCGAGATCGGCCGGGTCGTCGGTGCGCCGGCACGACGCGGCGCCCTTCGCGTCGGCCGTCAGCCGCCAACGCCCCTCGTTCCAGGGGCAGAACGCGTCCTCCACCTCGAACACCACGTCCAGCGGGCCCCGGTACGTCCGGGCCTCCAGCGCCGCCCCCAGCTCCACCAGACGCACGTGCAGGCAGTCCCGGACCCGGATGTTGCACCGCCGAACGTCCGACACCAGGTGCAGCACCGCATCGTCGACCGGCCGGTTCCGCGCTTCGACCGTCGACGTCAGGTCGATCTCGAAGACGAACCGCCACAACGCCGCGTACGCCGCAGGGTCCAGCGCGGCGA
This region includes:
- a CDS encoding ribose-5-phosphate isomerase — translated: MRVYLGSDHAGYELKNHLVEWLTAQGHEAVDCGPHIYDAQDDYPPFCLRAAEKTAADPDSLGIVIGGSGNGEQIAANKVKGVRAALAWSEQTAALGREHNNANVVAIGGRMHSVEESTKFVEIFLATPYSGEARHTRRIEMLTAYETTGELPPIPAHHPKQG
- a CDS encoding Fpg/Nei family DNA glycosylase, which produces MPEGHTIHRLAADHRDRFAGRPVRVSSPQGKFSDSAALLDGRTFTGVDAHGKHLFLGFEDAGWVHIHLGLFGKLGFGTTPAPPPTDTVRLRLVTDGHHADLRGPTTCALITDPEKRAIHDRLGPDPLRTDEDGERAWRRISRSRITVAALLMDQKVIAGVGNVYRAEVLFRHGIDPYRLGRDLTRAEWDAVWADLVVLMREGVRNNRIDTVRPEHMPEAMGRLPRVDDHGGEVYVYRRARQACHICGGEIRTADLAARNLFWCPGCQRA